One window of Saprospiraceae bacterium genomic DNA carries:
- a CDS encoding T9SS type A sorting domain-containing protein gives MKFTTSLIISLLFLQFTVVSPTNAGIVFDGSFGTNAPAAFVGPYLMTPFAPDTRPYGSETQVFTDASQTTAIDFSAAAGHTAIGVGWATWSHGYLGDVYFVNDQTITITLPFGTNAFYVYVEPNVFSDFDVEAFANDGTSSGLISVSGIAGATGFAFYTTPGCTLTSITINVDPNSVGFAIGEFGINLCAPNGALSCKNINVSLDENCQATVTPTMVLTGSYTCYPAFEVNLTHYGKPVPNPINELYLGQHITATVLDTLTGNSCWADIVIEDKLAPTIICRADTTDCYSFHHFFPLTYDGFDCSHYSVKTIDERIEHFDCNEDYLKAVYRDLQITDYNGLTDVCTDTILVERIRATDIYLPYLQYDLQCDQPYYQDANGNPSPYVTGLPYFYSHDLSYIQIWPLNLILDCNVWVGYEDLDLGEINCVRKIMRTWTVREWWCNQEIVTNSLQLIIIRDEVGPKITHMPYGFEATTGRRDCEARVLLPSIEAVDACHNNLRIDIIYPGGVLENQNGGYVNLPVGEDTVYYRVYDGCYNLTEAYIIIHVRDETEPVAVCDRNTVVALNHSGYNWVPAEVFDDGSFDECQLHHFEVRRMDDQACGARGADDWGPEVGFCCEDVGKTIMVGFKAIDHSGNEAICMVSVDVQDKDIPLISCPPNITVDCRFDIDRNHLEVFGKVVTEQSLREKIVIDPNYWHKIGGHPLDGLAEDNCPPEVVEEVDYGGLNQCGLGYIYRYFRAKDQQNNYSPYCLQIISVINHESFDVNDIDFPDDLDTFGICNPDELIPERLAYPYGKPVVNDDECSLVGYAYHDHVLSATVPGDPCFKIIRVWKVIDWCQRDIDNNVIIWQDTQYIKVRNLIDPTIDRITKDTVICSYDVNCRPIPVTFSIEAGDDCTDPLLMLYTYKIDFDSDGTIDVVRAGIGERVASGTWPLGRHTVKWEVEDRCGNTAKESFIMDLRNCKPPVAYCLNGVSTNLTPMDLDGDGIPDTAMDSVWAKDFDAGSYHNCGYYVTLSFSADTNDKYRVYDCDDRGLQAVELWVTDINGNTSFCRTFIDVQDNLGFCPPNIRNSNVEGIITTEKDDRVQNVSINLVNSGLNEVKTDIEGKYSFLQLPNGQSVTVSPSKTDGWLNGVSTADIVKIQRHILGLEPLSTAYKMIAADVNRSKSITAREISDLRRLILGVTNDVPGNTSWRFVHQLYSFNDVTNSLNENFPESYEINGLTSDMQLDFYAIKTGDVTNNALTKGFGNSTTRSNKTLELETPEQQLEVGQTGEVVIKVKNGSDYEGMQFTIQWDARKLDLEGVEGNTAIRVRDDNYSTQHAAEGKLTFSYNGPMTNGEWILKLKYKAKQNIRMSESLVVNSGITPAVSVVKGSGEEGQVVMNFAGMSEQEFVVMQNEPNPWTQETTIGMMLPQAGEVQISIYDLAGKIQLKERVEMKKGYNEYQLSNAKISQAGVYYYQIDYQSNTVTKKMIITE, from the coding sequence ATGAAATTTACTACTTCGCTGATTATCAGTTTATTATTTCTCCAATTTACGGTGGTTTCTCCGACAAATGCAGGCATTGTATTTGATGGGAGCTTTGGTACAAATGCACCAGCTGCATTTGTTGGGCCCTATCTCATGACCCCATTTGCACCGGATACTAGACCATATGGAAGTGAAACCCAAGTATTTACCGATGCCAGTCAAACAACAGCCATTGATTTTTCAGCAGCTGCCGGCCATACAGCTATTGGTGTTGGATGGGCTACCTGGTCACATGGATATTTGGGGGATGTTTACTTTGTAAATGATCAAACAATTACCATTACGCTGCCTTTTGGTACCAATGCATTTTATGTTTATGTGGAGCCAAATGTATTTTCAGATTTTGATGTGGAGGCATTTGCAAATGACGGAACCTCCTCAGGATTAATTTCTGTTTCAGGGATTGCAGGAGCTACAGGTTTTGCATTTTATACAACTCCGGGTTGTACTTTGACATCCATAACAATCAATGTAGACCCAAATTCTGTGGGTTTTGCAATTGGGGAGTTCGGAATAAATCTATGTGCTCCGAATGGTGCCTTGTCTTGTAAAAATATAAATGTTTCTTTGGATGAGAATTGCCAGGCAACAGTTACACCTACTATGGTCTTGACTGGTAGTTATACGTGTTATCCAGCATTTGAAGTGAATCTTACCCATTATGGTAAACCGGTTCCGAATCCTATCAACGAACTTTACTTAGGTCAACATATTACTGCAACGGTATTGGATACATTGACCGGCAATAGTTGTTGGGCAGATATAGTCATTGAAGATAAATTGGCCCCTACCATCATATGCAGGGCTGATACTACGGATTGCTATTCATTTCATCATTTTTTTCCATTAACTTATGATGGATTTGACTGCAGTCATTACTCAGTTAAAACAATAGATGAACGGATAGAGCATTTTGATTGCAATGAAGATTATTTAAAAGCAGTCTATAGGGATCTGCAAATTACTGACTACAATGGGTTGACTGACGTATGTACGGATACTATATTAGTAGAACGGATTCGAGCAACAGATATTTACTTGCCATATTTACAATATGATTTACAGTGCGATCAACCTTATTATCAAGATGCAAACGGGAATCCGAGTCCATATGTAACCGGTTTACCTTATTTCTATTCACACGATTTATCATACATTCAAATTTGGCCTCTAAATCTAATTTTAGATTGTAATGTTTGGGTTGGGTATGAAGATTTGGATTTAGGTGAAATTAATTGTGTCCGTAAAATTATGCGAACTTGGACAGTACGGGAATGGTGGTGTAATCAAGAAATTGTAACGAATTCATTGCAATTAATTATTATCCGAGATGAAGTAGGTCCAAAAATCACGCACATGCCATACGGATTTGAAGCTACCACGGGAAGGAGAGATTGTGAAGCACGGGTATTGTTACCAAGCATCGAAGCAGTAGATGCCTGCCATAATAATTTGCGAATCGATATCATCTATCCAGGCGGTGTATTGGAAAACCAAAATGGGGGTTATGTAAATTTACCAGTAGGAGAAGATACAGTATATTATAGAGTGTATGACGGCTGTTACAATTTAACAGAAGCGTATATAATAATCCATGTGAGAGATGAAACAGAACCGGTAGCGGTATGCGATCGCAATACGGTAGTAGCATTAAATCACAGTGGCTACAACTGGGTACCGGCAGAAGTATTTGACGATGGCAGTTTTGATGAATGCCAGTTACATCACTTTGAAGTCAGACGGATGGATGACCAAGCATGCGGAGCGAGAGGAGCAGATGATTGGGGTCCGGAAGTAGGATTTTGTTGTGAGGATGTAGGCAAGACAATCATGGTAGGATTTAAAGCAATCGATCACAGTGGGAATGAAGCAATCTGCATGGTAAGTGTAGACGTACAAGATAAAGACATTCCGTTGATCAGCTGTCCACCAAATATTACAGTAGATTGTCGGTTTGATATAGACCGGAATCATTTAGAAGTATTTGGAAAAGTAGTAACGGAACAAAGTTTAAGAGAGAAGATCGTAATCGATCCAAACTACTGGCATAAAATTGGAGGCCATCCATTAGATGGCTTGGCAGAAGATAATTGTCCACCGGAAGTAGTAGAAGAAGTAGACTATGGCGGATTGAATCAATGCGGACTAGGCTATATCTACAGGTATTTCAGAGCTAAAGACCAACAAAATAATTACAGCCCATATTGTTTGCAGATCATATCAGTAATCAATCACGAAAGTTTTGATGTCAATGACATTGATTTTCCGGATGATCTGGATACATTTGGAATCTGCAATCCGGATGAGTTAATCCCAGAACGATTGGCCTATCCATACGGAAAGCCAGTAGTGAATGACGATGAGTGTAGTTTAGTAGGGTATGCGTATCACGACCACGTATTGTCAGCAACAGTACCCGGGGATCCATGTTTTAAAATCATACGGGTATGGAAAGTAATCGATTGGTGCCAGCGGGATATAGATAACAATGTGATCATCTGGCAGGATACACAATACATCAAAGTAAGAAATTTAATAGATCCAACAATAGATCGGATTACGAAGGATACAGTTATATGTAGTTATGATGTAAACTGTAGACCGATTCCAGTAACATTTTCAATAGAAGCAGGAGACGATTGTACAGATCCGTTGTTGATGTTGTATACGTATAAGATAGATTTTGACAGCGATGGAACGATCGATGTAGTGAGAGCAGGAATCGGAGAACGAGTCGCAAGTGGGACGTGGCCATTGGGAAGACATACGGTGAAGTGGGAAGTAGAGGATCGATGTGGCAACACAGCGAAAGAAAGTTTTATAATGGATCTAAGAAATTGCAAACCACCGGTAGCGTATTGTTTGAATGGGGTATCGACCAATCTAACGCCAATGGATTTAGATGGAGACGGAATACCTGATACAGCAATGGATAGCGTATGGGCAAAAGATTTTGATGCGGGCTCGTATCACAATTGTGGATATTATGTGACATTAAGTTTTTCAGCCGATACGAATGATAAATACCGAGTGTATGATTGCGATGATCGGGGCTTGCAAGCAGTCGAGTTGTGGGTAACAGATATCAATGGCAATACCTCATTCTGCAGAACGTTTATCGACGTACAGGATAACCTTGGATTTTGTCCACCGAATATCAGGAATTCGAATGTAGAAGGAATCATAACGACGGAGAAAGATGACCGGGTACAAAATGTATCAATCAATCTGGTAAACAGCGGACTGAATGAAGTGAAGACAGATATCGAAGGCAAGTATTCATTCTTACAATTACCAAACGGACAAAGCGTAACGGTAAGTCCAAGTAAAACAGACGGCTGGTTGAATGGAGTAAGTACAGCGGATATAGTAAAAATCCAAAGACACATATTGGGATTAGAACCTTTGAGTACAGCCTATAAAATGATAGCAGCGGATGTCAACCGGAGTAAGAGCATCACAGCAAGAGAAATATCCGATTTAAGAAGATTGATCTTGGGTGTTACTAACGATGTACCGGGAAATACGAGCTGGAGATTTGTACACCAGTTGTATTCATTTAATGATGTAACCAATTCATTGAATGAAAATTTCCCAGAAAGTTATGAGATCAATGGATTGACATCCGATATGCAATTGGATTTCTATGCAATCAAAACGGGAGATGTAACAAATAATGCATTGACCAAAGGATTTGGAAACAGCACGACACGAAGTAATAAGACACTGGAATTAGAAACACCAGAACAACAACTGGAAGTTGGTCAAACGGGAGAAGTAGTGATCAAAGTTAAAAACGGGTCGGACTATGAAGGAATGCAGTTTACCATACAATGGGATGCAAGAAAGTTGGACTTGGAAGGAGTAGAAGGCAACACGGCGATCCGCGTACGGGATGATAATTATTCAACGCAACATGCAGCAGAAGGTAAATTGACATTTAGTTACAATGGCCCGATGACAAATGGAGAATGGATCTTGAAGTTGAAGTACAAAGCCAAACAAAACATCCGGATGTCAGAAAGCCTTGTAGTAAATTCAGGAATCACACCAGCGGTATCGGTAGTAAAGGGAAGTGGAGAAGAAGGTCAGGTGGTCATGAATTTTGCAGGAATGAGCGAACAGGAATTTGTAGTAATGCAAAACGAACCAAATCCATGGACGCAAGAGACGACAATAGGAATGATGCTACCACAAGCAGGAGAAGTACAGATCAGTATTTATGATCTTGCAGGAAAAATACAGTTAAAAGAACGGGTAGAGATGAAAAAAGGATATAATGAATACCAATTATCCAATGCAAAGATCAGTCAGGCAGGAGTATACTATTACCAGATTGACTATCAATCAAATACTGTTACTAAAAAGATGATTATTACAGAATAA